From one Staphylococcus kloosii genomic stretch:
- the plsY gene encoding glycerol-3-phosphate 1-O-acyltransferase PlsY, with amino-acid sequence MMIVIMLILSYLIGAFPSGYVIGKLFFKKDIRQFGSGNTGATNSFRVLGKPAGALVTFLDIFKGFIVVFFPLWLPVHVDGPISTFFTNGLIVGAFAILGHVYPIYLGFKGGKAVATSAGVVFGVNPILLLVLAVIFFAILYLTKYVSLSSIIASICCIIGALLIRDYILLVVSACIGVLLIFRHRTNIVRIFKGEEPKIKWM; translated from the coding sequence ATGATGATAGTAATTATGTTAATTCTAAGTTACCTCATTGGTGCATTTCCAAGTGGCTATGTGATCGGAAAGTTATTTTTTAAAAAAGATATTAGACAATTTGGAAGCGGAAACACTGGTGCAACAAACAGTTTTAGAGTATTAGGCAAACCAGCTGGTGCTTTAGTTACATTTTTAGATATATTTAAAGGTTTTATCGTAGTATTTTTCCCATTATGGTTGCCTGTCCATGTTGATGGCCCAATAAGTACATTTTTCACAAATGGCTTAATCGTTGGTGCATTTGCAATTTTAGGACACGTATACCCTATCTATTTAGGTTTTAAAGGTGGTAAAGCTGTAGCTACAAGTGCTGGTGTAGTATTTGGCGTTAATCCAATTTTATTATTAGTATTAGCAGTCATTTTCTTCGCAATTTTATATTTAACTAAATATGTATCATTATCAAGTATAATTGCATCAATTTGTTGTATTATAGGCGCGTTGCTTATTCGAGATTATATTTTGTTAGTAGTCAGTGCATGTATTGGTGTATTGCTAATCTTTAGACATAGAACAAATATAGTAAGAATATTTAAAGGCGAAGAACCTAAGATAAAATGGATGTAA
- a CDS encoding HesB/YadR/YfhF family protein has translation MKIELSDRAVKWFKDELDLPEENKVLHFYVRYGGEIQLKQGFSPAFSVDKKDDIEIGYENNFDELDVVISEKDLWYFEDDDLYIDVDEDSEEIIYNIK, from the coding sequence ATGAAAATAGAACTTTCAGACAGAGCGGTAAAATGGTTCAAGGATGAACTTGATTTACCAGAAGAAAATAAAGTCTTACATTTTTACGTACGCTATGGTGGCGAAATACAATTAAAACAAGGATTTAGCCCTGCATTTAGCGTCGACAAAAAAGATGATATTGAGATTGGTTACGAGAATAACTTTGATGAGTTAGATGTTGTCATCTCTGAAAAAGACTTATGGTATTTTGAAGATGATGATTTATATATAGATGTAGACGAAGACTCAGAAGAAATAATTTACAATATTAAATAA